In one Hymenobacter sp. DG25B genomic region, the following are encoded:
- a CDS encoding M28 family peptidase, translating to MNLRLSHLSSVALAALLLAAGCTEKKTTTETTATQAEVSLPKAPVFNADSAYAYTARQVAFGPRVPNSAAHVKTGDWIVRTFKSLGLAVKEQPFEAMAFDGKMLRSRNIVAQYQPQAARRIAIFTHWDTRPFADKDKTRKNAPLDGAVDGASGVGIALEMARVLAAQPDSLRPNVGIDFILFDAEDYGYDESTQSELRNQLPDTDSWCLGSQYWAEHILPAGYKPSYGILLDMVGAKNAKFSREGESRQMAADVVEKVWNTAAKIGFSDFFLFRDGPALTDDHVYTNKAGVRTIDIIDTLPFGEEVFPAYHHTTEDNMNIVDRRTLKAVGQTVLQVIYGE from the coding sequence ATGAACCTCCGCCTCTCTCATCTTAGCTCCGTTGCGCTGGCTGCCCTGTTGCTGGCTGCTGGCTGTACAGAGAAGAAAACCACCACCGAAACCACCGCCACGCAGGCCGAGGTGTCGCTGCCGAAAGCACCCGTCTTCAACGCCGACTCGGCCTATGCCTACACGGCCCGGCAGGTAGCCTTTGGCCCCCGCGTGCCCAACTCCGCCGCGCACGTAAAAACCGGCGACTGGATTGTGCGCACCTTCAAAAGCCTGGGCCTGGCGGTAAAGGAACAGCCGTTTGAGGCCATGGCCTTTGATGGCAAAATGCTCCGCTCGCGCAACATCGTAGCGCAGTATCAGCCCCAAGCCGCGCGGCGCATTGCCATCTTCACGCACTGGGACACCCGCCCCTTCGCCGACAAAGACAAAACCAGGAAAAATGCCCCTCTGGATGGTGCCGTAGATGGTGCCAGCGGCGTAGGCATAGCCCTGGAAATGGCCCGCGTGCTGGCCGCCCAGCCCGACAGCCTCCGTCCCAACGTGGGTATCGATTTTATTTTGTTTGATGCCGAAGACTACGGCTACGACGAATCGACGCAGAGCGAGTTGCGCAACCAACTGCCCGATACCGACAGCTGGTGCCTGGGCTCCCAGTATTGGGCCGAGCATATACTGCCCGCCGGCTACAAGCCCAGCTACGGCATTTTGCTGGATATGGTAGGCGCGAAAAATGCCAAGTTCAGCCGCGAAGGCGAGTCGCGCCAGATGGCCGCCGATGTGGTGGAAAAAGTGTGGAATACGGCGGCTAAAATCGGTTTCTCCGATTTCTTCCTGTTCCGCGACGGCCCCGCCCTCACCGATGACCACGTGTATACCAACAAGGCGGGGGTGCGCACCATTGACATCATTGACACGCTCCCCTTCGGCGAAGAAGTATTTCCCGCCTACCACCATACCACTGAGGATAATATGAACATCGTTGACCGGCGCACGCTCAAAGCCGTGGGCCAGACGGTGCTGCAGGTGATATACGGGGAGTAG
- the cysS gene encoding cysteine--tRNA ligase yields MHHPLSLYNTLTRKKESFEPLHAPFVGVYLCGPTVYSEAHVGNARGPVVFDVLTRYLRYLGYTVRYVRNITDVGHLESDADEGEDKISKMARARQLEPMQVAEQFANLYQRHVEVLGCLPPDIQPRASGHITEQIELIQEIISNKFAYEVNGSVYFDVPAYNAAGRGYGKLSNRVVDELLAGSRDNLAGQEEKRSPLDFALWKKADARHLMQWPSPWGQGFPGWHLECSAMSRKYLGQMSDIHGGGLDLMFPHHECEIAQSQGSHSHTDEARVWVHHNMITVNGAKMSKSLGNFITISELFAGTNATLSQAYSPMVARFFLLQAHYRSPIDISDDAMQAARKGYRKLMNGLRVLDKLVLPEGTERAADTTAANAELRKLTQDCFTGLNDDLNTARCIASLFNLLRKFNGYAANLATLGQVSEAALLEAATTFRTLVQEVLGLQDEPRANAEDLLGLTLSFYQEAKAAKDYAKVDVIRAALKEQGIVVKDTKSGIDWAYSEE; encoded by the coding sequence ATGCACCACCCGCTCTCGCTCTACAACACCCTTACCCGCAAGAAGGAATCCTTCGAACCCCTGCACGCACCCTTTGTGGGGGTGTACCTGTGCGGCCCCACCGTGTACAGCGAAGCCCACGTGGGCAACGCCCGCGGCCCGGTGGTGTTCGATGTACTCACGCGCTACCTGCGCTATCTGGGCTACACCGTGCGCTACGTGCGCAACATTACCGATGTGGGCCACCTGGAAAGTGACGCCGACGAAGGGGAGGACAAAATCAGCAAAATGGCCCGCGCCCGGCAGCTGGAGCCCATGCAGGTGGCCGAGCAGTTTGCCAACCTCTACCAGCGCCACGTAGAGGTGCTGGGTTGCCTGCCGCCCGATATTCAGCCCCGCGCCAGCGGCCACATCACCGAGCAGATTGAGCTGATTCAGGAAATCATCAGCAACAAGTTTGCTTACGAGGTGAATGGCTCCGTGTACTTTGATGTGCCCGCTTATAACGCCGCCGGCCGCGGCTATGGCAAGCTTTCCAACCGGGTAGTAGATGAGCTGCTGGCCGGCTCGCGCGACAACCTGGCCGGGCAGGAAGAAAAACGCAGCCCCCTGGATTTTGCCCTCTGGAAAAAGGCCGATGCGCGTCATCTTATGCAGTGGCCCTCGCCCTGGGGCCAGGGTTTCCCCGGCTGGCACCTGGAGTGCTCGGCCATGAGCCGCAAGTATCTGGGGCAGATGTCGGACATCCACGGCGGTGGCCTGGATCTGATGTTTCCGCACCACGAGTGCGAAATTGCGCAGAGCCAGGGCAGCCACAGCCATACCGATGAGGCCCGGGTGTGGGTGCACCACAACATGATTACGGTGAATGGCGCCAAAATGAGCAAGTCGCTCGGTAACTTCATTACCATTTCCGAGCTGTTTGCGGGCACCAATGCTACGTTGTCGCAGGCGTACTCGCCCATGGTGGCACGCTTCTTCCTACTGCAGGCGCACTACCGCAGCCCCATTGATATTTCGGACGATGCCATGCAGGCCGCCCGCAAAGGCTACCGCAAGCTCATGAACGGGCTGCGCGTGCTGGATAAGCTGGTGTTGCCGGAAGGCACCGAGCGCGCCGCCGACACCACGGCCGCCAATGCCGAGCTGCGCAAGCTCACGCAGGACTGCTTCACCGGCCTGAACGACGACCTGAACACGGCCCGCTGCATTGCTTCCTTGTTTAACCTGCTGCGCAAGTTTAATGGCTACGCTGCCAACCTGGCCACGCTGGGCCAGGTGAGCGAAGCTGCTTTGCTGGAAGCTGCTACCACTTTCCGCACGCTGGTGCAGGAAGTACTGGGTCTGCAGGACGAGCCGCGGGCCAATGCCGAAGACCTGCTGGGCCTCACGCTGAGCTTTTATCAGGAAGCCAAAGCGGCTAAAGATTACGCCAAAGTAGATGTAATTCGGGCGGCGCTGAAAGAGCAGGGCATTGTGGTAAAAGACACTAAATCCGGTATCGATTGGGCTTACAGCGAAGAATAA
- a CDS encoding endonuclease/exonuclease/phosphatase family protein, whose product MRRSFAFKCTLLVLGWVLVAIAALQVPAHQFWPAAFLGLSLPVALVLTGGLAVYWLLRNWRVALLPILMLVLMWPHVQRGFALHPLHLVPSGEKAAGQKVQLLSANVRIFNVYAQLRDKNFSSSRKLIKWLAEQPADVICLQEFYNEPRPSRTNKDVFQSVRRIGPEAHRTPFVSVTLRNAIGAEFGLAIFSKFPIVHRGTIHFGKLTQNHAMFADLRLPSGDTIRVYNAHLQSMSMDERDIVDSYSSKDGLKAKGVGLLRRFKRGLVARSRQVDELVQHMQQCRYPILFCADLNDLPYSYTYDQLADHLQNAHATIGNGIGTTYNGRLPFLRIDQQFASSQWAIDDFGVHYEIPYSDHFPLTGTYRLKK is encoded by the coding sequence GTGCGACGTTCCTTTGCTTTTAAATGCACCCTGCTGGTGTTGGGATGGGTGTTGGTGGCTATTGCCGCTCTGCAGGTGCCGGCGCATCAGTTCTGGCCCGCCGCCTTTCTGGGGCTTTCTTTGCCCGTGGCGCTGGTGCTAACCGGCGGGCTGGCGGTATATTGGCTGCTGCGCAACTGGCGGGTAGCGCTACTCCCTATTCTGATGCTGGTGCTCATGTGGCCCCACGTGCAGCGGGGCTTTGCGCTGCACCCTTTGCATCTGGTGCCTTCAGGCGAAAAAGCGGCCGGCCAGAAAGTACAGCTCTTGAGTGCCAACGTGCGCATTTTCAACGTGTACGCACAGCTGCGAGACAAGAACTTTTCGTCATCCCGTAAGCTGATTAAGTGGTTGGCCGAGCAGCCGGCCGATGTTATCTGCCTGCAGGAGTTCTACAATGAGCCCCGGCCATCCCGCACAAATAAAGACGTATTCCAGTCCGTAAGGCGCATTGGGCCCGAGGCCCACCGCACGCCTTTCGTGTCCGTAACCCTGCGTAATGCCATTGGGGCGGAGTTTGGGCTGGCTATTTTCTCAAAGTTTCCAATTGTACACCGGGGCACCATTCACTTTGGCAAGCTCACGCAGAACCACGCCATGTTTGCCGACCTGCGCCTGCCCAGCGGCGACACCATCCGGGTGTACAACGCCCACCTGCAAAGCATGAGCATGGATGAGCGCGACATCGTGGACAGCTACTCCAGCAAGGACGGGCTGAAGGCGAAAGGCGTGGGGCTGCTGCGCCGGTTTAAGCGCGGGCTGGTGGCGCGCAGCCGGCAGGTAGATGAGCTGGTGCAGCACATGCAACAGTGCCGCTACCCCATTCTTTTTTGTGCCGATTTAAATGACCTGCCCTACAGCTATACCTACGACCAGCTGGCCGACCACCTGCAGAATGCCCACGCTACCATCGGCAATGGAATTGGCACCACCTACAACGGCCGCCTGCCTTTTCTGCGCATCGACCAGCAGTTTGCCAGCTCCCAGTGGGCCATTGATGACTTTGGCGTGCACTACGAAATTCCGTATTCTGACCACTTCCCTCTCACCGGCACGTATCGGCTTAAAAAATGA
- a CDS encoding gliding motility-associated C-terminal domain-containing protein — protein MNQRLYYCLFLGFISLLLGPGQSTYAAAPTTRSLEFVENRGQWPQPVRFAADIPGGRLFLQPAGFTYTLYSPQDLSAHNHHDDRSETTTVPPERLRGHAYTVSFVGGRAAATISSQEPTDGMRNYFLGKDSRQWARHVRGFRQLRYEKVYPNTDVQLYENVGGQLEYDFLVAPGGKPDAIRLRYEGQESLTLQEGVLVVRTSVGQVTETAPRAWQNINGRRVPVPCAFVLRGQEVSFSLPQGYQRKYPLVIDPTVIFSSFTGATDDNWGNTATYDEEGHLYSGGTAFGPGYPVSPGAFDQSFNQVIDIAIIKYNTSVNGPGARLYATFLGGKSVETPHSLVVNSKGELLIMGTTSSADFPTSTTAFDRKFNGGASITPLSGSNYTQGSDIIVSTLSTDGSQLLASTFLGGNGNDGLNTDKAGDDYLSRNYGDSFRGDIAVDAADNVYLTSNTISTDFPVRNGLGRTYGGGGSDAIVTKLPADLSSLLWSSYLGGRGADAAYSIQLAKDGSVYLAGGTNSTDFPTTTGSYQPGKAGNADGFVAHISADGTSLVQASYLGTAQYDQAYFLQLDELDNVYLLGQTFGAYPVTSGLYNNNKQRGGQFIQKMDPRLATRVYSVVFGSGRNGVDLSLTAFLVDACERIYACGWGGRVNQGYTGGSTDGLPVTSNAIQPTTDGSDFYLIQFGAGAKSVEYATFFGENGGRGEHVDGGTSRFDKRGVVYQAVCGGCGGTSGFPVPPGANTYSSRNNSRNCNNAAFKIDFGLNFAQAGPARIVCADDDAFVLGGSPAGGTWTGPGVTLRADGSYLFTPSATLVGEQKLTYSVASTGVCITTSVLSLTVNPVVPVDFPAVTGACTNQSSIILTATPAGGTFSGPGVSGNQFNPNQAGTGTHTITYTLPAGQCGQASQNITVLTAPTVKAGPDSALCSFQLTPYQLLGATPPGGVWSGVGVTPGGLFTPPPAVDTAQVIRLTYTFQGAEGCSESAFRKVVIAPLNTNKEPLLIPECAAYPGKTGLAPLTVHFTSPARYATSYDWDFGDGSPHSTDPDPTHVYTNPGSYPVTCIAYYNSSCQVDTRFMTVEVGKASVPNIFTPNNDKRNDTFVQHFTCLPVSLKIFSRWGNEVYSTADYHNDWTGDKLADGIYYFLLRDTDGKQYKGWVEVRR, from the coding sequence ATGAACCAAAGGCTCTACTATTGCCTGTTTCTGGGCTTTATTTCATTGTTATTAGGGCCAGGACAATCCACCTATGCTGCGGCTCCTACCACGCGCAGCCTGGAGTTTGTGGAAAACCGCGGCCAATGGCCTCAGCCGGTACGCTTTGCAGCTGATATTCCGGGCGGGCGCCTGTTTTTGCAGCCTGCCGGCTTTACCTACACGCTGTACTCGCCCCAGGACCTGAGCGCGCATAACCATCACGACGACCGCAGCGAAACCACCACCGTTCCGCCGGAGCGCCTGCGCGGCCACGCCTATACCGTCTCCTTTGTGGGCGGGCGGGCCGCGGCCACTATCAGCTCGCAGGAACCCACTGACGGTATGCGCAATTATTTTCTGGGGAAAGATTCCCGCCAATGGGCCCGCCACGTGCGCGGCTTCCGCCAGCTGCGCTATGAAAAGGTGTACCCCAATACCGATGTGCAGCTGTATGAAAACGTGGGCGGCCAGCTGGAGTATGATTTCCTGGTAGCGCCGGGCGGCAAGCCCGATGCCATCCGGCTGCGCTACGAGGGGCAGGAAAGCCTCACGCTGCAGGAAGGGGTGCTGGTAGTGCGCACCTCGGTGGGCCAGGTGACGGAAACAGCCCCGCGGGCCTGGCAGAATATTAATGGCCGCCGCGTACCCGTGCCCTGCGCCTTTGTGCTGCGCGGCCAGGAAGTATCCTTCAGCCTGCCCCAGGGCTATCAGCGGAAATACCCGCTCGTTATTGACCCCACGGTTATCTTTTCCTCCTTCACCGGCGCTACCGATGATAACTGGGGCAACACGGCTACTTATGATGAGGAAGGCCACCTGTATTCCGGCGGCACGGCCTTCGGTCCAGGCTATCCGGTTTCCCCAGGGGCTTTCGACCAGAGCTTTAATCAGGTAATTGATATTGCCATCATTAAATATAACACCAGCGTTAATGGACCTGGCGCCCGCCTGTACGCAACATTTCTGGGCGGCAAAAGCGTAGAAACGCCCCATAGCTTAGTAGTAAACTCTAAGGGCGAGCTGCTGATTATGGGCACTACATCTTCCGCTGACTTTCCGACCAGCACTACCGCCTTCGACCGGAAATTTAACGGAGGCGCTTCTATCACGCCCCTCAGCGGCTCCAACTATACCCAAGGCTCTGATATTATTGTCAGCACTTTATCAACGGATGGCAGCCAGTTGTTGGCCTCCACTTTTTTGGGTGGCAACGGCAACGACGGCCTCAATACGGATAAAGCCGGGGACGATTATCTCTCCCGGAACTACGGCGACTCGTTCCGGGGTGATATTGCGGTAGATGCCGCCGACAACGTGTACCTCACTTCCAATACCATCAGCACCGATTTTCCGGTGCGCAATGGTCTGGGCCGCACTTACGGCGGTGGTGGCAGCGACGCCATAGTGACCAAGCTCCCCGCCGACCTCAGCAGCCTGTTGTGGTCCAGCTACCTGGGCGGACGCGGAGCCGATGCGGCCTACTCCATTCAGCTGGCTAAAGATGGCTCCGTTTACCTGGCCGGCGGCACCAACAGCACCGATTTCCCCACCACCACCGGCTCCTATCAGCCCGGCAAGGCCGGCAATGCCGATGGATTTGTGGCGCATATTTCCGCCGATGGCACGAGCCTGGTGCAGGCCTCTTACCTGGGCACCGCGCAGTATGATCAGGCCTATTTCCTGCAGCTGGATGAGCTGGACAATGTGTATCTGCTGGGGCAAACGTTTGGCGCGTATCCCGTAACATCCGGCCTGTACAATAATAATAAGCAGCGCGGCGGGCAGTTTATTCAGAAGATGGACCCGCGGCTGGCCACGCGGGTGTACTCGGTGGTTTTCGGCAGTGGCCGCAATGGCGTGGACCTGTCTCTGACGGCTTTCCTGGTAGATGCCTGTGAGCGGATTTACGCCTGTGGCTGGGGCGGCCGGGTCAACCAAGGCTACACAGGCGGTTCCACCGATGGGCTGCCGGTAACCTCCAACGCCATCCAGCCCACTACCGATGGTTCCGATTTCTACCTGATTCAGTTTGGGGCCGGCGCAAAGAGCGTAGAGTACGCCACTTTCTTTGGGGAGAATGGCGGCCGGGGCGAGCATGTAGACGGTGGCACCAGCCGCTTTGATAAGCGCGGCGTCGTGTACCAGGCCGTGTGCGGCGGCTGCGGCGGCACCTCCGGCTTTCCGGTGCCGCCCGGGGCCAATACCTACTCCAGCCGTAACAATAGCCGCAACTGCAATAACGCGGCGTTTAAAATTGATTTCGGGCTGAACTTTGCGCAGGCCGGCCCCGCCCGAATTGTGTGCGCCGATGATGATGCCTTTGTGCTGGGCGGCAGCCCGGCCGGCGGCACCTGGACCGGCCCCGGCGTAACCCTACGGGCAGATGGTAGCTACCTTTTCACGCCCAGCGCCACTTTAGTAGGCGAGCAAAAGCTGACTTACTCCGTAGCCTCTACCGGAGTCTGCATCACCACTAGCGTGCTGAGCCTCACGGTAAACCCGGTGGTACCGGTTGACTTCCCCGCTGTTACAGGCGCCTGTACCAATCAATCCAGCATCATCCTGACGGCTACACCCGCAGGGGGCACTTTTTCCGGCCCCGGCGTCAGTGGCAATCAGTTTAATCCGAACCAGGCCGGTACCGGCACTCATACTATCACCTACACCCTGCCCGCCGGGCAGTGCGGTCAGGCCAGCCAAAACATTACCGTACTAACCGCACCCACCGTAAAAGCCGGGCCTGACTCAGCGCTTTGCAGCTTTCAACTGACGCCCTATCAGCTTTTGGGCGCTACTCCGCCCGGTGGGGTCTGGAGCGGCGTAGGCGTTACGCCGGGTGGCTTGTTTACTCCTCCACCTGCCGTAGATACGGCGCAGGTCATTCGCCTTACCTATACTTTTCAAGGAGCCGAAGGCTGCAGCGAATCCGCCTTCCGAAAGGTGGTCATAGCGCCCCTCAACACGAATAAGGAGCCACTCCTCATCCCTGAATGTGCTGCCTACCCCGGCAAAACCGGCCTGGCCCCACTCACGGTACACTTCACCTCCCCCGCCCGCTACGCTACCAGCTACGACTGGGATTTCGGCGACGGTAGCCCTCATAGCACCGACCCCGACCCCACCCACGTGTACACCAACCCAGGCTCTTACCCGGTCACCTGTATTGCTTACTATAATAGTAGCTGCCAGGTAGACACCCGTTTTATGACCGTGGAAGTAGGCAAGGCCAGCGTGCCCAACATTTTCACCCCTAACAACGACAAGCGCAACGACACCTTTGTGCAGCACTTCACCTGCCTGCCGGTTTCTTTGAAGATATTCTCGCGCTGGGGCAATGAGGTGTACAGCACCGCCGACTACCATAATGACTGGACCGGCGACAAGCTTGCTGATGGCATTTATTATTTTCTGCTGCGCGATACCGACGGCAAGCAATATAAAGGGTGGGTGGAGGTGCGCCGCTAA
- the rimP gene encoding ribosome maturation factor RimP, whose amino-acid sequence MRFDRERIAEMLQDSLPGTELFVVGLTISDAIRPKVTVILDGEQGLGIDECAKVSRRLAHRIDEAYGEDASYTLEVTSPGADQPLLDPRQYTRHVGRDLNLKLADGTEKTGTLEALEAEGIQLAEVIKEKTKKKVLPAVSIPFTDIKEARVVISFK is encoded by the coding sequence ATGAGATTTGACCGTGAACGAATTGCCGAAATGCTACAGGACAGCCTGCCTGGCACAGAGCTGTTCGTTGTCGGCCTGACTATCTCTGATGCTATCCGCCCTAAAGTGACGGTTATTCTGGACGGAGAGCAGGGATTGGGCATTGATGAATGCGCAAAAGTTAGCCGCCGGCTGGCCCACCGCATCGATGAAGCCTACGGAGAAGATGCCAGCTACACGCTGGAAGTTACCTCCCCCGGCGCCGACCAACCTCTCCTCGACCCGCGCCAGTACACCCGCCACGTAGGCCGCGACCTGAATCTGAAGCTGGCCGACGGCACCGAGAAAACCGGTACGCTGGAAGCCCTCGAAGCCGAAGGCATTCAACTGGCCGAAGTCATTAAAGAGAAAACCAAAAAGAAAGTATTGCCCGCCGTTTCTATTCCGTTCACGGACATCAAGGAAGCCCGGGTCGTCATTTCTTTCAAATAA
- the nusA gene encoding transcription termination factor NusA, producing MNSHVLIESFAEFARSKNIDRPTMMSILEDVFRTMIRKKYTTDENFDVIINVDKGDLEIWRNREIVDDNSEDIWDFDKIPLAEAQKIEADFEVGEQVAEEVKLEDFGRRAVLMARQTLIQRVKDLERDNLYQTYKDQVGEIIAGEVYQVWSREALILDKDENELVLPKSEQIPKDRYRKGDTVRAVVHRVEIINGTPKIILSRAAPAFLERLFEQEVPEIYDGLITIKNIVREPGERAKVAVESYDDRIDPVGACVGMKGSRIHAVVRELENENIDVINYTDNLELYIQRALSPAKIGSMKINEQTGRVSVFLKPDQVSLAIGRGGANIKLASRLVGMEIDVFREAGDYEEDIALDEFQDEIEDWVIAELKKIGLDTGRAVLAVSKEDLVRRTELEEETVEDVFRVIRQEFEDEEEQEVPNTGDAQ from the coding sequence ATGAACAGCCACGTTCTGATCGAATCGTTCGCCGAGTTTGCTCGGAGCAAGAACATCGACCGTCCCACGATGATGAGCATCCTGGAAGACGTGTTCCGGACGATGATTCGCAAAAAGTACACGACGGATGAGAACTTCGACGTCATCATCAACGTGGACAAGGGCGACCTGGAAATCTGGCGCAACCGCGAAATCGTGGACGATAACTCAGAGGATATCTGGGATTTCGACAAAATTCCGCTGGCCGAAGCGCAGAAAATTGAGGCCGACTTTGAAGTAGGCGAACAGGTAGCCGAAGAAGTAAAGCTGGAAGATTTCGGCCGCCGCGCCGTGCTCATGGCCCGTCAAACGCTGATTCAGCGCGTGAAGGACCTGGAGCGGGATAACCTCTACCAGACCTATAAGGATCAGGTAGGCGAAATCATTGCCGGTGAAGTGTACCAGGTTTGGAGCCGCGAGGCTCTGATTCTGGACAAGGACGAAAACGAGTTGGTACTGCCCAAATCCGAGCAGATTCCCAAGGACCGCTACCGCAAGGGCGACACCGTGCGCGCCGTGGTACACCGCGTGGAAATCATCAACGGTACGCCCAAAATCATCCTCTCCCGCGCTGCTCCGGCTTTCCTGGAGCGGTTATTTGAGCAGGAAGTACCTGAAATCTATGATGGCCTCATCACCATCAAGAACATTGTGCGCGAACCCGGCGAGCGGGCCAAAGTAGCCGTAGAAAGCTACGACGACCGTATCGATCCGGTGGGTGCCTGCGTAGGTATGAAAGGCTCCCGTATCCACGCCGTGGTGCGCGAGCTGGAGAATGAGAACATCGACGTCATCAACTACACCGATAACCTCGAGCTCTACATTCAGCGTGCTTTGTCGCCGGCTAAAATCGGCTCAATGAAAATAAACGAACAAACCGGTCGTGTTTCGGTGTTCCTGAAACCCGACCAGGTATCACTGGCCATTGGCCGTGGTGGTGCCAACATCAAGCTGGCCTCGCGGTTGGTAGGCATGGAAATCGACGTATTCCGGGAAGCCGGCGACTACGAAGAGGACATTGCCCTGGATGAATTCCAGGATGAAATTGAAGACTGGGTTATTGCCGAGCTGAAAAAAATCGGCCTCGACACGGGCCGCGCCGTATTGGCTGTCAGCAAGGAAGACCTGGTTCGTCGGACGGAACTGGAGGAAGAAACGGTGGAAGATGTCTTCCGCGTGATTCGCCAGGAGTTTGAAGACGAAGAAGAACAAGAAGTACCGAATACCGGCGACGCGCAATGA